GGGAGACAGGGCGGTGGTGTCTGCGGGGAAGAGTGAACGTCTGATTACGGCACCGGTGTATTCTCCCGGTATGCGGTATTTGCAGGTGCGGTTTGAGAAGGGGACCGGGGCGACACGGTGATGGCAGGGGTTTTGCAGGTTGTGCGGATATGTTTGTGCATACTTGCGGTTGCAGCTGCGGCAGGGTGCGTAAGCGGGGTGCCGGATACGGATGACGGAAGTCCGGTGCCGTCATATGTGCCGGACACGGAGGGAACGGATGATTCTTCCGGAGAAGAGAGGGTTGGTATGGTTGAGGTGCTGTCGGATCCGCCGTTTGCGGCGGTTCTTGTGGACGGGGAGTATGCGGGGGCTGCAACACCGGCGGTAATTCCGGTAAGTTGGGGAAATCATACAATCGGGGCGGAGAGTTCGTACGGCCGGGTGAGTGCAACGCAGGTGACGGTTGCAGGGAATACGACGGTTGAACTGCGGATTTCCCCGGAGCAGGGTACGGGGAGGTTTCTGAATGCGGGGATTCTGAGCGGCACGGGGTTTGCGGTCGTTGAGGCGTCGGAGCGGGCGGTGTATGTTTCGGTGTTCGGGAGGATGCAGAATGCAGTGCGGTCAGGGACGGGGAGTGTTATCCGGAATATGGTGGAGAGTCCGTATGTGGTTCCGGGGCTGGCGGAGGGAACGGTAAAGATTACGGCTGCGGGAGGGTCGGGGGACTCTATTTTGCGGGAGGTTCCGGTGATGTCCGGTGCGTTTTCACCGCTGTATTATATGTTCGGGGCGGGAGATCCGTGGGAGAATCTGTCGGTTTCGTCGGATGTGTATGCGGGGATGCGGTACAGTGTGGACGGGTTTTTGTCGGCCGGGGTTCTGCCCGGGAAACGGGAGTGGCCGGTGTCTGCGACGTTTGTGTCGGTACTGACACCGGAGGGAATTGTGTCGTTTCCGCGGGGTGCGGGGAACTGGTCGGAGATGGAGCTGGATGGCCGGGAGGTGGTCTGGCATGATGTCCGGGTGATGTCGCAGCCGTCGGGTGCGGATATTTTTGTGGACGGGTTTGCAACCGGATATACGACCCCGTGGACGATTCGGAATGTGTCGGATGGGTTTCATGCGATTATGGTGTCGAAGCCCGGGTTCCTGCCGGAGGTGCAGAAGGTGTCCTTTGGCGGGACGGGACGGGAGATGACGATTGTGATGCCAACGATGCAGGAGTATGCGTCGGGGTATGTGGCGGTGAATTCGAGTGTGCCGGGGTCCCGGGTGGTGATGTACGGGCGGGATACCGGGGATCGGACGCCGGTGGTGTATGCGGGTTTTCCCTCAGGCAGACAGGAGATTTCGGTGGTGTCTCCGGACGGGAGATCGCGGATGTTTGCGGTGACGGTGGTGCCGGGTGCGGTGAATGAGGTGTTTGCGGATTTTTCGCAATAGCGGGAAACAGATTTTCAAAAAAACGAACGAAAGAGTTTTGTCAGACCATACTTTCGTCTGAAGTACGGCGGACACGGAAAGGAGAAAAGAAAAAGTGAAGGGGTTATGCCCCGACGGGCCGTTCAAGAGCGGTGGTTAAATCATTTCCTTTCAGGAAGATGATGGTCACCGGACCGTCCAGTTCGGAGAGTTCGGCCTGAAGGATGACGGAGCCCCAGTTCTCACGGTTGTCATTAACCGTCTCGTCATCAAAGAGGATACGGGCCGGTACTTTTACCCAGGCATTGATGACGTAATCGGGATAGTGTGCCCGGACGAGATCGTACATCTGCCGGTACAGGTCGCGGGCTTTCTCCTGATCAACGGGACTGCCTCCTGCATTCTCCTGAATCGAGTCAAGTTCTTTCCGGATAGTGTCAATGGCGTTCAGAACTCCGGCAGGATTTTCCTTGTCGGTCCGGAGTTTCTGTTCAAGGACAACCGCGAGGCGGAGGGTTTCCTCATACGGGAAGGCGATCGGGGTGGTGTTGGAGGTAATGTTGCGGAACTGTACAACCGTGATGTCGGTAAGCTGGTAGCCGCGGTCGGTTACCTGGGATTTGGCGACCTTGAGGGTCACGGTTGCACCGCCGGTGTAGCCGTCGGGTCCTTCCAGGAAGTTCAGCATGCTCTGCAGGTATCCGTACCCGGCGGGGATGTCCCGCCACATGGATCGCGACCGGGCAAAGTCTTCGGCTCCCCGCTGACTCCGGGTGTCTTCATCCCACCAGAGTTTGATGTTTTCCTCTTCCCCTGCTGCCACAGGGTCGAGAGCAGCATGAATGATGCCGGATGTGCGGAATCCGTGCCGGGAGTTCGGGTCAAATCCGGCATGACCAAATTCATCAGCGGGAGT
The sequence above is a segment of the Methanocorpusculum vombati genome. Coding sequences within it:
- a CDS encoding PEGA domain-containing protein: MAGVLQVVRICLCILAVAAAAGCVSGVPDTDDGSPVPSYVPDTEGTDDSSGEERVGMVEVLSDPPFAAVLVDGEYAGAATPAVIPVSWGNHTIGAESSYGRVSATQVTVAGNTTVELRISPEQGTGRFLNAGILSGTGFAVVEASERAVYVSVFGRMQNAVRSGTGSVIRNMVESPYVVPGLAEGTVKITAAGGSGDSILREVPVMSGAFSPLYYMFGAGDPWENLSVSSDVYAGMRYSVDGFLSAGVLPGKREWPVSATFVSVLTPEGIVSFPRGAGNWSEMELDGREVVWHDVRVMSQPSGADIFVDGFATGYTTPWTIRNVSDGFHAIMVSKPGFLPEVQKVSFGGTGREMTIVMPTMQEYASGYVAVNSSVPGSRVVMYGRDTGDRTPVVYAGFPSGRQEISVVSPDGRSRMFAVTVVPGAVNEVFADFSQ